The following coding sequences are from one Eucalyptus grandis isolate ANBG69807.140 chromosome 11, ASM1654582v1, whole genome shotgun sequence window:
- the LOC104422071 gene encoding LOW QUALITY PROTEIN: proline dehydrogenase 1, mitochondrial (The sequence of the model RefSeq protein was modified relative to this genomic sequence to represent the inferred CDS: inserted 3 bases in 2 codons; deleted 2 bases in 1 codon) — protein MAARIIRSLPSSPLRFHCRSLNSTPSSDAAAAVSPLTFVEKHAPATEKSTPAGPAASKTIDLDSTERLFAGVPTTKLLRSSAILHAAAVESVIDLGTWVMRSGLMDVGPVRGAVLGALRPTFFEHFCAGEDADEAVRTVGEVNRIGLRGMLDYALEDAEDNEACDRNMEEFLRTVESARSRPSSSVSFIIAKITAICPIDLLKRVSDLLRWHCKDPSFRLSWKRDSFPIFSALSPLYHTPCRPEHLTPQEERDLLLAHQRLQTLCEKCQEASIPLCIDAEYTAVQPAIDYFTYSAVVAHNKHEPVVYGTMQAYLKDARQRLLLATEEAERRGVVMGIKLVRGAYMSRESKLAHSLGQESPIHNTIQDTHDCYNECASFMLEKIASRSGAVVLATHNVDSGKERSSSALIMGHYPEWDEDHPIHFVGHSAGXQVVRVLQQMLADKAFNGYENTSENWVLSITALSGAFNGTTRTYLDGMRPEDGKTMKAVCLLQLCRLGVIVYDWLDIPWLKAYYNFGFDHFGISWKKVGIWGLLNCILGNTGPFASGDWILPDLTIQGSMRLNSHLHTFPNTFYFSYATKRTXKILGLTVPSSVLGIHPLFFIRVLQMSQWRHPPDVPPPYKGYRDEDWQDNDGALNIMSMTHPRLPIEHPSHYVVSDADCQPLEPGIWYYKMVEADHMLFIVNRERAGVQFDLIYDSIFQRCRKHVFRKSLPTLPNNIVADDE, from the exons ATGGCAGCACGCATCATCCGGAGCCTCCCTTCGAGCCCCCTCCGCTTCCATTGCAGGTCTCTGAACTCGACCCCTTCCTCCGACGCGGCGGCCGCCGTGTCTCCCCTGACTTTCGTCGAGAAACACGCGCCCGCCACCGAGAAATCAACCCCGGCCGGCCCCGCCGCCTCCAAGACCATCGACCTGGACAGCACCGAGCGGCTCTTCGCCGGCGTGCCGACCACGAAGCTGCTGCGGTCGTCGGCCATCCTTCACGCGGCCGCGGTCGAGTCCGTGATCGACTTGGGCACGTGGGTGATGCGGTCCGGGCTCATGGACGTGGGGCCCGTGCGCGGGGCCGTGCTGGGGGCTTTGAGGCCGACGTTCTTCGAGCACTTCTGCGCCGGGGAGGACGCGGATGAGGCGGTGAGGACGGTGGGGGAGGTGAACCGCATCGGGTTGAGGGGGATGCTGGATTACGCGCTGGAGGACGCGGAGGACAACGAGGCGTGCGACCGGAACATGGAGGAGTTCCTCCGCACCGTCGAGTCCGCCAGATCGCGCCCGTCATCTTCC GTGAGTTTCATCATCGCGAAGATCACGGCAATCTGCCCCATCGATCTTCTCAAGCGTGTGAGCGACCTGCTCCGCTGGCATTGCAAGGACCCGTCGTTCCGCCTTTCTTGGAAGAGGGATTCATTCCCGATATTCTCCGCCTTGAGCCCACTCTACCACACGCCTTGCCGGCCCGAGCACTTGACCCCTCAGGAGGAGCGGGATCTACTACTAGCCCACCAGAGACTGCAGACGCTCTGCGAGAAATGCCAAGAGGCCAGCATCCCTCTGTGCATCGATGCAGAGTACACGGCCGTCCAGCCTGCCATCGACTACTTCACCTACTCTGCGGTGGTCGCGCACAACAAGCACGAGCCAGTGGTATATGGAACGATGCAGGCCTACCTGAAGGACGCAAGGCAGAGATTATTGTTGGCGACTGAGGAGGCTGAGAGAAGGGGAGTCGTGATGGGCATCAAGCTGGTGAGAGGGGCTTACATGTCTAGGGAAAGCAAGTTGGCGCATTCCCTGGGTCAGGAGTCGCCAATTCACAATACCATTCAAGATACTCACGATTGCTACAACGAGTGCGCATCATTCATGCTCGAGAAGATCGCCAGCAGGTCTGGCGCGGTCGTTCTCGCCACCCACAATGTCGATTCAGGTAAAGAAAGATCGAGCTCTGCTCTGATCATGG GGCATTATCCGGAATGGGATGAAGATCATCCAATCCACTTTGTGGGGCATTCGGCGGG GCAGGTTGTTCGGGTTTTGCAACAGATGCTTGCTGATAAG GCTTTTAATGGGTATGAGAACACTTCTGAGAACTGGGTGTTGAGTATCACAGCCTTATCAGGGGCATTCAATGGGACCACAAGAACCTACTTAGATGGAATGCG GCCAGAGGATGGAAAGACGATGAAGGCGGTATGTCTGCTTCAGCTTTGCCGTCTCGGAGTGATAGTATACGATTGGCTTGACATCCCATGGCTGAAAGCCTATTACAATTTTGGTTTTGATCATTTTGGCATTTCTTGGAAGAAAGTAGGGATTTGGGGTCTGTTAAATTGCATATTGGGAAATACAGGCCCCTTTGCCTCTGGCGATTGGATTCTCCCAGACCTCACGATTCAAGGGTCGATGCGATTGAACAGCCATCTGCATACTTTCCCCAATACCTTTTATTTCAGTTACGCCACCAAGCGTA GAAAGATCCTCGGCCTCACAGTTCCTTCAAGCGTACTAGGCATCCACCCTCTGTTTTTTATAAGGGTGCTTCAGATGAGTCAATGGCGGCATCCTCCAGATGTTCCT CCTCCTTACAAAGGCTACAG GGACGAAGATTGGCAGGATAATGATGGAGCACTCAACATTATGTCCATGACTCACCCACGCCTCCCGATCGAACATCCTAGTCATTATGTCGTGTCGGACGCCGATTGCCAACCTCTGGAACCAGGCATCTG GTACTACAAGATGGTGGAAGCTGATCACATGCTGTTCATTGTGAACCGTGAGAGAGCCGGAGTTCAGTTCGATCTCATATATGATAGCATCTTCCAACGATGCCGAAAGCATGTTTTTAGAAAATCTCTGCCAACATTGCCGAATAACATAGTTGCTGATGATGAGTAG
- the LOC104433514 gene encoding LOW QUALITY PROTEIN: AP-1 complex subunit mu-2 (The sequence of the model RefSeq protein was modified relative to this genomic sequence to represent the inferred CDS: inserted 3 bases in 2 codons; deleted 2 bases in 2 codons) — translation MAGAVSALFLLDIKGRVLVWRDYRGDVSAVQAERFFTKLIEKEGDPQSQDPVVYDNGVTYMFIQHSNVYLMVAARQNCNAASLLFFLHRVVDVFKHYFEELEEESLRDNFVVVYELLDEMMDXGYPQYTEAKILSEFIKTDAYRMEVSQRPPMAVTNAVSWRSEGIRYKKNEVFLDVVEXVNILVNSNGQIIRSDVVGALKMRTYLSGMPECKLGLNDRVLLEAQGRTTKGKAIDLDDIKFHQCVRLARFENDRTISFIPPDGSFDLMTYRLSTQVKPLIWVEAQVERHSRSRIEIMVKARSQFKERSTATNVEIELPVPADSTNPNVRTSMGSAAYAPENDALVWKIKSFPGGKEYMLRAEFSLPSITAEEATPERKAPIRVKFEIPYFTVSGIQVRYLKIIEKSGYQALPWVRYITMAGEYELRLI, via the exons ATGGCCGGAGCGGTGTCGGCGCTGTTCCTCCTGGACATCAAGGGGCGCGTCCTCGTGTGGCGCGACTACCGCGGCGACGTCTCCGCCGTCCAGGCCGAGCGCTTCTTCACCAAGCTCATCGAGAAGGAG GGTGATCCACAGTCTCAGGATCCGGTCGTGTATGACAATGGCGTCACCTATATGTTTATACAGCATAGCAATGTTTACTTGATGGTAGCGGCACGGCAGAACTGCAATGCTGCCagccttctttttttcctacaCCGAGTTGTTGAT GTATTCAAGCATTATTTCGAGGAACTAGAGGAGGAATCGCTTAGAGATAACTTTGTAGTTGTG TATGAATTACTCGATGAAATGATGG TTGGTTACCCTCAGTATACTGAAGCAAAAATTTTAAGTGAGTTCATCAAGACCGATGCTTATAGGATGGAAGTATCTCAAAGGCCGCCAATGGCTGTAACAAATGCAGTTTCTTGGCGTAGTGAAGGGATACGTTATAAGAAGAATGAA GTATTCTTGGATGTTGTGGA TGTCAATATACTTGTCAATAGCAACGGGCAAATTATCAGATCAGATGTGGTTGGAGCTTTGAAAATGAGAACGTATCTGAG tggcATGCCGGAGTGCAAGCTTGGCCTAAATGATAGAGTATTATTGGAGGCCCAAGGTCGAACAACAAAGGGAAAGGCAATTGATTTGGATGACATAAAGTTCCATCA GTGTGTACGCTTGGCCCGCTTCGAAAATGATAGGACAATCTCCTTTATACCTCCTGATGGATCTTTTGACCTTATGACATACAGACTCAGTACTCAG GTAAAGCCACTTATCTGGGTGGAAGCCCAAGTAGAAAGGCATTCAAGAAGTCGTATTGAGATCATGGTAAAAGCAAGGAGCCAGTTCAAGGAGCGCAG TACTGCTACAAATGTTGAAATTGAGTTGCCAGTTCCTGCTGATTCTACGAATCCAAATGTTCGAACTTCAATGGGTTCTGCGGCGTATGCGCCAGAAAATGATGCGCTTGTCTGGAAAATAAAATCCTTTCCTGGTGGCAAG GAGTATATGTTGAGGGCTGAATTCAGTCTACCCAGTATAACAGCTGAAGAAGCC ACTCCTGAGAGAAAGGCCCCCATACGCGTGAAGTTTGAGATACCATATTTCACTGTCTCTGGCATACAG GTGCGGTACCTG AAGATTATTGAAAAGAGCGGCTACCAGGCTCTTCCCTGGGTGAGATACATCACTATGGCAGGCGAGTATGAACTGAGGCTTATCTGA
- the LOC104433512 gene encoding cyclin-dependent protein kinase inhibitor SMR6: MIMGFQEKRHQVDKGLDMEGKATWVIAGISLRSPLKPIYTGSSRSRGEWDDDGGCGGEEEELSTTPTGEEARIPVKFTCPPPAPRKRKPALKYRYDGVREFFNPPDLESVFMRKAERAN; this comes from the coding sequence ATGATCATGGGGTTCCAAGAGAAACGCCACCAGGTGGATAAAGGGCTCGACATGGAGGGCAAGGCGACGTGGGTCATCGCCGGGATCTCGCTGCGCTCCCCGTTGAAGCCGATATACACCGGCTCCTCGCGGAGCCGCGGCGAGTGGGACGACgacggcggctgcggcggcgaggaggaggaactcTCCACGACCCCGACGGGGGAAGAGGCGAGGATCCCGGTTAAGTTCACGTGCCCGCCGCCGGCCCCGAGGAAGCGGAAGCCGGCCTTGAAGTACCGCTACGACGGAGTTAGGGAGTTCTTTAACCCTCCGGATTTGGAGAGCGTGTTCATGCGCAAAGCCGAAAGGGCTAACTGA